A DNA window from Guyparkeria halophila contains the following coding sequences:
- a CDS encoding glycosyltransferase family 4 protein — METLTWHMVDELKHAYRVTVIGPTGASSEAPEGIDVVEAPPAPLPWFLLRAFVLSIWTSLKLRPASVIAANGLTAPSAWICSKLVSARSAVYLHGLDIKTKNPVYRAIWLPFIRRCDVVIANSRFIADVATRSGVNPSRIRVLNPGVSLPEPDEHAPVESRFRAAYQLGSHPLMLYVGRFTKGKGLLPFVENVLPAVIKEMPNAKLVVIGGAATKGLGGATNYAEQVEEAVARNHLVDNVVFCGEKKYRDPDISAAYFSANVLVFAAQNDDEVEIEGFGMVPLEAAAHGLPTVGFGVGGLLDSVAPGSCGLLVEPGDYMEFTLRVLEALRMKDSVLTQSCVQFAQQRSWKQFGIGLRSILTK, encoded by the coding sequence ATGGAAACCCTCACATGGCACATGGTGGATGAGCTCAAGCATGCATATCGTGTAACCGTAATAGGGCCGACAGGGGCTTCATCTGAAGCGCCTGAGGGGATCGATGTTGTGGAGGCGCCACCTGCACCACTCCCTTGGTTTCTTCTCCGCGCGTTCGTCCTTTCAATATGGACTTCATTGAAGTTGCGCCCAGCCTCTGTGATCGCGGCTAACGGCCTCACTGCTCCCTCGGCCTGGATTTGTTCAAAACTGGTCTCAGCGCGGTCAGCGGTTTACCTGCACGGGCTCGATATTAAGACCAAGAATCCTGTCTATCGCGCAATCTGGTTACCCTTCATACGGCGATGTGATGTAGTCATTGCGAACAGTCGCTTTATTGCGGATGTTGCAACGCGTAGCGGCGTGAACCCTTCGCGGATTCGTGTGCTTAATCCAGGCGTCTCTTTGCCTGAACCTGACGAACATGCGCCAGTGGAATCTAGGTTCCGGGCTGCGTATCAACTGGGTAGCCACCCTCTCATGCTCTATGTGGGCAGGTTTACGAAAGGAAAGGGCCTGCTGCCTTTTGTCGAAAACGTCCTTCCCGCCGTAATCAAAGAGATGCCGAATGCCAAGCTCGTGGTGATTGGGGGCGCCGCGACCAAGGGGCTTGGGGGCGCGACAAACTACGCGGAGCAAGTGGAAGAAGCCGTCGCAAGAAACCACCTGGTAGATAACGTTGTCTTCTGCGGAGAAAAGAAATACCGTGACCCGGACATCAGTGCGGCATATTTTTCCGCGAACGTGCTGGTGTTTGCTGCGCAGAACGATGACGAGGTTGAGATTGAGGGGTTTGGCATGGTCCCGCTCGAGGCCGCCGCGCATGGCCTCCCTACTGTGGGGTTTGGTGTTGGCGGTTTGCTGGATTCCGTAGCCCCCGGCTCTTGTGGTTTGCTTGTTGAACCGGGGGATTACATGGAGTTCACTCTCCGGGTGCTGGAGGCGCTGCGCATGAAGGATTCGGTTTTAACCCAAAGCTGTGTCCAGTTTGCGCAGCAGCGCTCATGGAAGCAGTTCGGTATAGGCTTGCGCTCTATCCTCACCAAATAG
- a CDS encoding glycosyltransferase family 2 protein: MRKDSPALSVVLPAKNEAGAVGATVEGIRSRLADAEVLVIDDGSEDDTASMAKAFGAAVISHPYSMGNGAAIKTGARHATGEVIVFMDADGQHDPADIPRLLERLGRGFDMVVGARSNDSQASVGRGLANRFYNRLASWMVGQRVQDLTSGFRAVKADKFREFLHLLPNGFSYPTTTTMAFFRAGYPVAYEPIVAGKRIGKSHIRLVRDGIRFLLIIFKIGTLYSPLKLFLPIAFAHFLLGLGYYGYTFTVDHRLSSITVFLWSASVTIFLIGLVSEQITQLMYKRER, translated from the coding sequence ATGAGGAAGGATTCTCCGGCACTGTCGGTCGTGCTTCCCGCCAAAAACGAGGCCGGCGCCGTCGGCGCCACGGTTGAGGGCATCCGGTCGCGATTGGCGGATGCCGAGGTGCTGGTCATCGATGATGGCTCGGAAGACGATACGGCTTCGATGGCGAAGGCGTTTGGTGCCGCCGTCATCAGTCACCCGTACAGCATGGGCAACGGCGCGGCCATCAAGACAGGGGCGCGGCATGCGACCGGTGAGGTGATCGTCTTCATGGATGCTGACGGCCAACACGACCCGGCCGACATTCCCCGCCTGCTTGAAAGGCTGGGCCGGGGCTTCGACATGGTCGTTGGGGCGCGCAGCAATGACTCCCAGGCGAGTGTCGGCCGCGGGCTGGCCAACCGTTTCTACAACCGGTTGGCCTCCTGGATGGTCGGGCAGCGCGTGCAGGATCTCACCTCGGGCTTTCGGGCCGTCAAGGCCGACAAGTTCCGGGAATTCCTGCACCTGCTGCCCAACGGCTTCTCTTATCCCACCACCACGACCATGGCCTTCTTCCGCGCGGGCTACCCGGTGGCCTACGAACCGATCGTCGCGGGAAAGCGCATCGGCAAGAGCCACATCCGTCTCGTGCGCGACGGCATCCGTTTTCTGCTGATCATCTTCAAGATCGGCACGCTCTACTCGCCCCTGAAACTCTTCTTGCCGATTGCCTTCGCACATTTCCTGCTGGGCTTGGGCTACTACGGGTACACCTTCACCGTGGATCACCGACTTTCGAGTATCACGGTGTTTCTGTGGTCCGCCTCTGTAACCATCTTTCTGATAGGGCTCGTGTCCGAGCAGATAACGCAGTTGATGTATAAGAGGGAGCGCTAA
- a CDS encoding pilin — protein sequence MKKQAQKGFTLIELMIVVAIIGILAAIAIPAYQDYTIRAQVSEGMSLASGVRTAMSESFQTTGDWPTDNSAAGVSPSNEIVGEYVSGVAVSTDGTNGLITATFGSGANGEITGSNLTLTGTDEGGSISWECGGSVATKYLPSSCR from the coding sequence ATGAAGAAGCAAGCTCAGAAGGGTTTCACCCTGATCGAGCTGATGATCGTTGTCGCGATCATCGGTATCCTCGCGGCGATTGCGATCCCGGCATATCAGGATTACACCATCCGCGCTCAAGTCTCCGAGGGCATGAGCCTAGCATCTGGTGTTAGAACTGCGATGTCTGAGTCGTTCCAGACAACTGGAGACTGGCCGACAGACAACAGCGCGGCAGGTGTTTCTCCTTCGAACGAGATTGTAGGCGAGTATGTTTCGGGTGTAGCGGTCTCGACCGATGGCACTAATGGTCTAATCACCGCAACCTTCGGTTCTGGCGCAAATGGAGAAATTACTGGCAGTAATCTTACTCTGACTGGTACTGACGAGGGTGGGAGCATCTCTTGGGAGTGCGGTGGCTCGGTTGCGACTAAGTACCTTCCGTCTAGCTGCCGATAA
- a CDS encoding ComEA family DNA-binding protein gives MMKGLTHSVRAAAIGAALLFTAPAFAAEPLNINQASAAELETLKGIGPVYAERIVEYRSEQGRFESVDQLADVQGIGEKTVAAIESEVAIGK, from the coding sequence ATGATGAAAGGACTCACCCATTCCGTACGCGCGGCCGCCATCGGCGCCGCGTTGTTGTTCACCGCGCCGGCGTTCGCCGCCGAACCCCTGAATATCAACCAGGCATCGGCAGCAGAGCTCGAGACCCTCAAGGGCATCGGTCCGGTCTACGCCGAGCGCATTGTCGAGTACCGCTCGGAGCAGGGACGCTTCGAATCGGTCGATCAGCTTGCCGACGTGCAGGGCATTGGTGAAAAGACCGTCGCGGCCATCGAGAGCGAGGTCGCGATCGGCAAGTAA
- the queC gene encoding 7-cyano-7-deazaguanine synthase QueC has product MSEREPAVVLLSGGLDSATLAWQARADGYAIHALSFDYGQRHRVELEAADRVAHAVGAAAHRTIRIDMGGISGSSLTDQDQSVPDYTPDNTAIPSTYVPARNLTFLSFALGWAEMLAAERIYIGVNAVDYSGYPDCRPEFIEAFQALANVATAADHPFEIHAPLLYMTKAEIIAHGNALGVDYGLTVSCYRADAHGRACGTCDSCHYRRQGFVEAGVPDPTDYVGGA; this is encoded by the coding sequence ATGTCGGAGCGGGAACCGGCAGTCGTGCTGCTCTCCGGCGGGCTGGATTCGGCCACGCTTGCCTGGCAGGCGCGTGCCGATGGCTACGCCATCCATGCCCTGAGCTTCGATTATGGTCAGCGCCACCGGGTGGAGCTCGAGGCCGCCGACCGGGTCGCCCATGCGGTGGGCGCGGCCGCGCATCGCACCATCCGCATCGACATGGGCGGCATCAGCGGCTCGTCGCTCACCGACCAGGACCAGTCGGTCCCCGATTACACCCCCGATAACACGGCCATTCCCAGCACCTACGTCCCGGCCCGGAACCTCACCTTTCTGTCGTTCGCCCTGGGCTGGGCCGAAATGCTGGCGGCCGAGCGCATCTATATCGGGGTGAATGCGGTCGATTATTCCGGCTATCCGGATTGCCGGCCCGAGTTCATCGAGGCATTCCAGGCACTGGCCAACGTGGCGACCGCCGCGGATCATCCCTTCGAGATCCACGCCCCCCTCCTCTATATGACCAAGGCGGAGATCATCGCCCACGGCAATGCGCTGGGCGTGGATTACGGCCTGACGGTGTCCTGCTATCGCGCGGACGCGCACGGCCGCGCCTGCGGGACATGTGACTCCTGTCATTATCGCCGCCAGGGATTCGTGGAGGCGGGCGTGCCCGACCCGACCGATTACGTCGGCGGGGCTTGA
- the queE gene encoding 7-carboxy-7-deazaguanine synthase QueE: MTVESAHPPEALESVAPKSVRSLRITEIFRSLQGESDHIGWPTVFVRLTGCPLRCVYCDTAYAFTGGERMEREAILSRVAELKTRHVCVTGGEPLAQPGCVELLRALVDAGHVVSLETSGALDIARVDPRVHIVMDLKTPSSGEVERNRWANLDLLKPQDEIKVVIGSRADFDWAVARVREHDLANRFAVLFSPVFGGVTPTELADWVLETGLEIRFQMQLHKLIWGDEPGR, encoded by the coding sequence ATGACGGTGGAGTCCGCCCATCCGCCCGAGGCGCTCGAGTCGGTCGCGCCCAAGTCGGTGCGCAGCCTGCGCATCACCGAGATATTCCGCTCCCTGCAGGGCGAGTCGGATCATATCGGTTGGCCGACGGTGTTCGTTCGCCTGACCGGTTGCCCGCTGCGCTGCGTCTACTGCGATACCGCCTACGCCTTTACCGGCGGCGAGCGCATGGAGCGGGAGGCGATCCTGTCGCGGGTGGCCGAACTGAAAACCCGGCACGTCTGCGTGACCGGTGGCGAGCCGCTGGCCCAGCCGGGCTGCGTTGAGCTGTTGCGGGCCCTGGTGGATGCGGGGCACGTGGTCAGCCTTGAGACCAGCGGGGCGCTCGATATCGCCAGGGTCGATCCGCGTGTACACATCGTCATGGATCTCAAGACACCCAGCTCCGGGGAGGTCGAGCGCAATCGCTGGGCAAACCTCGATCTGCTCAAGCCCCAGGACGAGATCAAGGTGGTCATCGGCTCGCGCGCGGATTTCGACTGGGCCGTGGCGCGGGTGCGGGAACACGACCTCGCCAATCGCTTCGCCGTGCTGTTCTCTCCCGTTTTCGGTGGGGTCACGCCCACGGAGCTCGCCGACTGGGTCCTTGAGACCGGGCTCGAGATCCGTTTCCAGATGCAGCTGCACAAGCTGATCTGGGGTGACGAGCCGGGGCGATAA
- the ybgF gene encoding tol-pal system protein YbgF, with translation MHEISSNRRSRLAGSLAAALLLGGTTLPVAAQQAPGWLNWGGGSNEQPSGETADDSAPGSSSAQATPMPAASVTVADTGVDPGSQSGQAVLLQRLMQRVNDLERQVQSMRGQLSEQERALERQQRALDEAAQSRPPQRASGSAGASSGVGAEDPVAQDVPDETVAAVDGQPGDTAEASSSDQADANTGAPGGAASEDEQQALYNEAFEVLKSGKYEQAIDAFQQVIDANPKGSWAASALFWQGETYYVQQDYAAAGKAYGEVIERFPDSNRIPDAKLKLGYVAQERGDNDAARRVFNELVADYPDSQAAGLAKQRLSRMGN, from the coding sequence ATGCACGAGATCTCTTCGAATCGCCGTTCACGGTTAGCGGGCTCGCTCGCCGCCGCCCTGCTGCTTGGCGGCACCACCCTGCCGGTAGCCGCTCAGCAGGCGCCGGGTTGGCTCAACTGGGGTGGCGGTTCCAATGAACAGCCGTCCGGCGAGACGGCAGATGACTCCGCGCCTGGCAGCTCGAGCGCGCAAGCTACGCCCATGCCGGCGGCCAGCGTCACGGTGGCGGACACGGGGGTTGATCCGGGCAGCCAGTCGGGGCAGGCCGTGCTGCTCCAGCGCCTGATGCAGCGGGTCAATGACCTCGAGCGACAGGTGCAGAGCATGCGTGGTCAGCTCTCCGAGCAGGAGCGCGCCCTGGAGCGTCAGCAACGCGCGCTTGACGAGGCGGCCCAGTCACGTCCGCCGCAACGCGCCTCCGGTTCGGCCGGGGCCTCGTCAGGCGTGGGTGCCGAGGACCCGGTCGCCCAGGACGTGCCCGACGAGACCGTGGCCGCGGTTGATGGCCAGCCGGGTGACACTGCCGAAGCCTCCTCGTCGGATCAGGCCGATGCAAACACCGGGGCGCCCGGTGGCGCGGCCAGCGAGGACGAGCAGCAGGCCCTCTATAACGAGGCCTTCGAGGTCCTCAAGAGTGGCAAGTACGAGCAGGCCATCGATGCCTTCCAGCAGGTGATCGACGCCAACCCGAAAGGTAGCTGGGCGGCGAGTGCGCTGTTCTGGCAGGGCGAAACCTACTACGTCCAGCAGGACTACGCCGCGGCCGGCAAGGCCTATGGCGAGGTGATCGAGCGCTTCCCCGACAGCAACCGCATCCCGGATGCCAAGCTCAAGCTGGGTTACGTCGCCCAGGAACGCGGCGACAACGACGCGGCCCGCCGCGTGTTCAACGAGCTCGTGGCCGATTACCCGGATTCCCAGGCCGCTGGTCTCGCCAAGCAGCGCCTGTCGCGCATGGGTAACTGA